A part of Curtobacterium sp. MCLR17_036 genomic DNA contains:
- a CDS encoding cohesin domain-containing protein: MQHRTRLRPRATIVSSTLVAAGAIGLAALTASPALAAPTASTATIDAPASATVGTAFDVDVTIPATEDVYAYEITLDADADLVRYQDDSVTGPDGGFDSVEQDGDTLTILHTRLGTSPALEGDLAASVTLEPTAAGTADLSVTRITLVDPDGATTTLTDPASTTVTIAAAPTAGPSPTTAPTSAPTGTATPTPSASAQPGDGNDPSDPTDPSDPTDPTSGATAVPAGGADERPTGGELAWTGADVAPWIAASLALLAAGGTLTTLRARRARRERTGAAE; encoded by the coding sequence ACACGGCTGCGCCCCCGCGCGACGATCGTCTCCTCGACGCTCGTCGCCGCCGGGGCGATCGGCCTCGCCGCCCTGACGGCCTCCCCGGCCCTGGCAGCGCCCACCGCGTCGACGGCCACCATCGACGCGCCCGCCTCGGCGACCGTCGGCACCGCGTTCGACGTCGACGTGACGATCCCGGCGACCGAGGACGTCTACGCCTACGAGATCACCCTCGACGCCGACGCCGACCTCGTGCGCTACCAGGACGACAGCGTGACCGGTCCGGACGGCGGGTTCGACAGCGTCGAGCAGGACGGCGACACCCTGACGATCCTGCACACCCGTCTCGGCACGTCACCCGCGCTCGAGGGCGACCTCGCAGCGTCCGTCACGCTCGAGCCGACCGCCGCCGGTACCGCGGACCTGTCGGTCACCCGCATCACCCTCGTCGACCCGGACGGCGCGACGACGACGCTCACCGACCCGGCGAGCACCACGGTGACGATCGCGGCCGCGCCCACCGCCGGGCCGTCGCCGACCACCGCCCCGACCTCCGCACCGACCGGCACCGCGACGCCGACGCCGAGCGCCAGCGCGCAGCCCGGCGACGGGAACGACCCGAGCGACCCCACCGACCCCAGCGACCCCACCGACCCGACGAGCGGTGCCACCGCCGTCCCCGCGGGCGGAGCGGACGAGCGTCCGACCGGCGGCGAACTCGCGTGGACGGGTGCCGACGTCGCCCCGTGGATCGCGGCGTCCCTCGCCCTTCTCGCCGCGGGCGGCACCCTGACCACCCTGCGGGCCCGTCGTGCCCGCCGCGAGCGCACCGGAGCAGCCGAATGA
- a CDS encoding amidase family protein, producing MTASTQARRRRRSAVAGASLIALVGAALAATPAITAAAAPAAVDASPAAMLAPYYTDLDLTGDDQVTKADLAVLTDHLGATSTSPDWATVSAADTDADGTITVADLAALSQRMIYDDGPFQLVEASTVDMQAAMNAGVTTSVAITQDYLDRIAAYDRTKVDTASTGRALNSIITTNADALTAAKAADAERAEHGMTSMLLGVPIAVKDNYDTKDMPTTGGCGCWDDNQTDTDAAMVTSLRDAGAVILAKASLDEFAYGFVSEFSSNQPAGSSLLVASPYDTAQTAGGSSGGTGAAISANLAGIGFGTDTGGSIRVPSTYNQLVGIRPTVGLTSRDGIIPLALSQDTGGPITRSVTDAAVALDAVTGVDAADPATAAQAGKVPTSYTSSLDADSLQGARIGYVTSMVGTNATTKRLFDASVAKLQAAGATVVPITATTAFNRVLSEGSGSTNEFKHDLDEYVAKHLDPDVTARSLQGILASGEYVPSRKGTYQSRDLITDAQYQAWAGPTGSHTTQLATGKQLVTQMLDDQDLDALVYPSGTPYGTQSTNMRLSPNTGMPAITVPMGQAIAADDTITGAGVNLEFLGRSFDESTVIGLGYAFEQETHARTTPALYPALG from the coding sequence ATGACCGCCAGCACGCAGGCCCGCCGCAGGCGACGTTCCGCCGTCGCCGGCGCCTCGCTCATCGCCCTCGTCGGGGCCGCCCTCGCGGCGACCCCCGCGATCACGGCCGCCGCCGCACCCGCAGCCGTCGACGCCAGCCCCGCCGCCATGCTCGCGCCGTACTACACAGACCTCGACCTGACCGGCGACGACCAGGTGACGAAGGCCGACCTCGCCGTGCTCACCGACCACCTCGGCGCGACGAGCACGAGCCCCGACTGGGCGACGGTCAGCGCCGCGGACACCGACGCGGACGGCACGATCACGGTCGCCGACCTCGCCGCCCTGTCCCAGCGGATGATCTACGACGACGGCCCCTTCCAGCTCGTCGAGGCGTCGACCGTCGACATGCAGGCCGCGATGAACGCCGGCGTCACGACCTCGGTCGCGATCACGCAGGACTACCTCGACCGCATCGCCGCGTACGACCGCACGAAGGTCGACACCGCGTCGACCGGCCGTGCGCTCAACTCGATCATCACCACGAACGCCGACGCCCTGACCGCTGCGAAGGCCGCGGACGCGGAGCGCGCCGAGCACGGCATGACGAGCATGCTGCTCGGCGTGCCGATCGCGGTGAAGGACAACTACGACACCAAGGACATGCCGACCACCGGTGGCTGCGGCTGCTGGGACGACAACCAGACCGACACCGACGCCGCCATGGTCACCAGTCTGCGCGACGCGGGCGCCGTGATCCTGGCGAAGGCCAGCCTCGACGAGTTCGCCTACGGGTTCGTCTCGGAGTTCTCGTCGAACCAGCCCGCCGGCTCGTCGCTCCTGGTCGCCAGCCCGTACGACACGGCGCAGACGGCCGGTGGGTCGAGCGGCGGCACCGGTGCGGCGATCTCCGCGAACCTCGCGGGCATCGGCTTCGGCACCGACACGGGCGGTTCGATCCGCGTGCCGTCGACGTACAACCAGCTCGTCGGCATCCGGCCCACGGTCGGCCTGACCAGCCGTGACGGGATCATCCCGCTCGCGCTGTCGCAGGACACCGGCGGCCCGATCACGCGCTCGGTGACCGACGCGGCGGTCGCGCTCGACGCCGTGACCGGCGTGGACGCGGCGGACCCGGCGACGGCTGCGCAGGCCGGCAAGGTCCCGACGTCGTACACGTCGTCGCTCGACGCCGACTCCCTGCAGGGCGCCCGCATCGGCTACGTGACGAGCATGGTCGGCACGAACGCCACGACGAAGCGCCTGTTCGACGCCTCCGTCGCGAAGCTGCAGGCCGCCGGTGCCACCGTCGTCCCGATCACCGCGACGACGGCCTTCAACCGGGTCCTGTCCGAGGGCAGCGGCAGCACGAACGAGTTCAAGCACGACCTGGACGAGTACGTCGCGAAGCACCTCGACCCCGACGTCACCGCGCGTTCCCTGCAGGGGATCCTGGCCTCGGGTGAGTACGTGCCGAGCCGCAAGGGCACCTACCAGTCGCGTGACCTGATCACCGACGCGCAGTACCAGGCGTGGGCCGGACCGACGGGGTCGCACACGACGCAGCTCGCCACCGGCAAGCAGCTCGTGACGCAGATGCTCGACGACCAGGACCTCGACGCGCTCGTCTACCCGTCGGGCACGCCGTACGGCACGCAGTCGACGAACATGCGCCTCAGCCCGAACACCGGCATGCCGGCGATCACCGTCCCGATGGGGCAGGCGATCGCAGCCGACGACACCATCACCGGTGCCGGTGTGAACCTGGAGTTCCTCGGCCGCTCGTTCGACGAGAGCACGGTCATCGGCCTCGGGTACGCCTTCGAGCAGGAGACACACGCACGCACCACGCCCGCGCTGTACCCGGCGCTCGGCTGA